AGTTCATCCTGAGGTTTTTGCGATTTTAGATCAGGTAAAAGGAATTTTGAGTCGGGAAGCGCAACAGAAAGCAGAAATAGTCAAAGCCGTCGATTGAAGGTCGACGGCTTTTTACGTGCGCTCGGCATAGGTACTGTCTATAGGGTGAAAGTCCCGAACGGTGTAGACAGCAGTAGCCGTAGCTTAAGACAAGGGTGTCCACCGTGAGGTGGAATCTGAAGGAAGTCGGCGGCAAACCTCCGGCCCGACGAACAGAAACCACATAAGAGGCTAGCGGCAGTTGGATGAGCTTGCGAAACAAAGCGAAGTCCTTGCTACCGAAGGCTGCCGAGAGTGAATATGGCGGGTAGATGGAGGGAAAGACAGCGCTCTTACCCGGGGAGGTCTGCTGGTAATGTCGGGGAACCCGATAACCCAGGTTGCAAGACATGTCAGAACCGGCAGAAGTTAGCAGAGGCCATAGTAGGCAGTACTGACGTCAGACTGGGATGAGAGTACCGATGCTAAGTATGGGGACGGAATGACCGTAGTGATGAAGCTCCTTGTGGGGCTTCCACTTGGATTTCTCCCTTAACATCGAAGTCGTAGGTTCCCACAAAGGGTCTACCCTTATCTTCTGTGTAGCATGGCTACTGCTCCCTAGCTGGATTATACGGTCTATGACGGTTGGGATTCCTAATAGCCTTGTTCCGCCGCCAGGTTTCGGGATTTCGACCCGGCGTACCGGTTGCGGTTTATAGGTTCTCGTGAGAAGTTCTTCACTTCTTTCAGCCCTTCACCCTTTAATGGGAGGGGAGCAAAGTGGGCGTGTTATTCAGTTTTGAACAGCGGTCAACCGCGAGGGGGGAACCAATGAACAAAACAATGCCTTACGAAATCTACAAACAAGTAGTACTGGAGGCATACCGCAGAGTAAAAGCGAATAGTGGCGCAGCTGGCATAGTAATAATTATGAGCCTTCTTTTTCTAAAGGAATATAGCCCCATTCATCGCAAATGAGCAGATCTAAATTCTCGAGTTGTTTAAGAAATTTCTTCAGTTCCCCGGATCTTTTGGTTTCCAGCAGCTGATTAACCAGAGCTGCAGTTCTGTAAAATTTAACTTTCTTAGCTCTACTACATGCCTCTACACCTATGGCTGTTGCCAAGTGTGTTTTGCCAGTCCCGACCGGCCCATATAATATCAAGTTTTCCTTCTTGTTTATGAAGGCGGTCGTCTTAATTGTTTCAATATCGATACTGTTAGGGATTTGTATATCATCAAAAGAGTAGTTCTCAAAAGTTTTGATCACATCAAAACAGGCATTTTTATAAATTCCGCCTGTCCAAAATCTACCTGGGCTTCTCCGAGCGGTTGTTCTAGTGGTTAATACCCTTCTTTCTGCCCGAAAAGTTCCAATTTCTTTTGAGCAACGTAGAACCTAACAATGCGGCTCGAGATTTCAAACTCTTCACCGAATTTTTCTTTAAGCCTAGCATATACCCGTTGGGCAGTATGTCTCTGTTTGGGCTTTGCCTTTAAATTTTCTTGTAACTATTCATCAATAAGATATTTATATGGTTCAAGCTTGCTTTCCCTTTGCCGTCTTTGTTTTACCTCATTAAAATCCTCTTTACCGACGTATTTCTCTTAACTGTAGCAAAATCATGCCCAGTATCTCTGGCGATACTTCTTAGAGATTTTCTTTTCCTAATTGCCTGAATCTGATATCATAGATTTGATCCATTGCTAGTATCCTTTCTTTACCCCCTTTAGCCTAGTCAACTAAAGGGTACAGTTTTTGAGGGCTGCCGGTAATGTTTTTTTCAGTTTTGTGCTTGATTTTTAAATTTCCATTTGCTTGATTTTTATTTTACCGAAAACAACTATGCGCTGTCAGAAACGCCAAGTATATTCTAGGAAATCGAGGATGGCTAAGACAAAGATTGCGGATGTATGTTTGGAAACAGTGGAAGTGTGTCCGAACCAGATGCTGTGAACTGCGGGCCTTGAACTTGCCTGAGAGGCTTGTCCATATGATGGCCAACGCCCGTAAAGGCTACTGGTGTATGTCTCAACTATTGAACAAGCCCTGAGCAATGCCTATTGACAAAGTCAGGGCTTAAAGAGTTTAACTGAACGTTATCCTCGCATTCGTCAAGCTTGGTGAACCGCTGTATACCGAACGGTACGTATGGTGGTGTGAGAGGAAGAGGGGTTAAGCATTCCCTTCTATTGGATTTACCCCTTGGGAGAATAAAAAGCGTAAAATCCCGGGGGGTTGGGGGCAGCACCTCCAATATAACCGTAGTTTGCTAGCTTGGAAGGTGATTGCGGATATCGAATTTTAATCCGCCGATATTACGGCTCCTACTGTGGGCAAACCTTCATTTATGGACATTTTGAGATAATCACCAACTTATTCAGCCTGGCATCCGTCAGCTTATTCATGCGATTTCAATCATACTGTTAGGCTTATGAATTGTATGTTTTAAAATGAAATAAAGAGAATTTTGTCGATGTTTACAGAATTAAAAAAATAAAGAGTAAAAAGCGTTAAATTTGTTCCTTGAAAAAATATTATAATAATTATATTCTGTAGTAGATGAGTGTGGGATAACTACAGGGCTACCTAATTATTCTTACTGGATCCCGTAAGGAAGAGTAGGAATTATTAGGGGCCTTTTTATGTTGAAAATTTAGTAAAGATAAGTTTAAAGAGTTAGAAGAGACAGATTTGCTAACGGTCACCTTTTTATTGATTGTGCCAATTTTCACTATAGCTATCTTGAGAAAGGTATTAGATTTTTGTCCGCCTTTGATGGAGAAAAAACACCCATACCCATATTAGAACCTTTAAAACTTCATATAGTAAAGGTGGCCATTATATTATAGCAAAGAAGAAGGTATTTGCTAGGTGCGGTCTTAAAGCATCTGGTAACGTTTACTAAACTTATTCTCTTATAGGTAGCTCGATGCTGGTTGAGTTTTTTTGGCTAGGACTTTACTAAATATATTAAACAATGTAAAATATTAAAAAATCACGAGAAACAAGGGATTTTATTGTTATTTGTAGTATATTTGTAGTATAGACAAATTAAATTTATATTTTTAGCCCATGGGTTTAGCAAAGCTACATGGCTACCTAATTATTCTTACTGAATCCCGAAAGGAGAAGTAAGAGTTATTAGGTAGCTTTTTGTTTTGATAAGGTAAAAAAAAACAAAAAAAGGGGGATTTACAAAATGGATAACAACACAAATGTTCTTGAATTTTCTCTGGCCAAGAAGGTGAAAAAAATCTTGAATAAGGGACCTGAAGAAACATTTATTTTTTTTGATCATGGGGTGATAATAATAAAGCTTAAAGGACTGCTAAATGGTACCCAAAAAGAGCTAATAAAAAAAAACTGATTTTAATTTTATTACAAAAAAATTTTTAGAAATTATTATTAATGATTGTGTTTTAAAAGAGTTTATAGAAGAAGTTGAAGAGTTATATAAAGTTAAAGTTGAAGAACTTACTAAGAAAATTGACATGGAAAATGATATATGTAAAATAGTTTTATTTTACGAAGAAGCTATTGATTAAGAAGTAGTATTAGTATCTGAATTCGTGATTTTATAAATACATTGTGAAAAGATATTTAATGAACATTTTACATTTATTGGGCCGTAAGTAAGATAAGGCAAAATTACTCGAGTTACAAAATAATTTAAATAGTGCAGAATATTATTTCTTTTAGAAACAGAAAGGATTTCAACGACGTTTGTAGAATAATCTTTATATAATAAATAGCAGTTTTAATATTTTGCCCATGGGTTTGTAAAAGCTACAGGCTACCTAATTATTCTTACTGGAATCCCGAAAGGAGAAGTAAGAATAATTTAGGTAGTTTTTGCTTTTGTAAGGTAAAAAAATCAAAAAAAGGGGGAAGTCATAAAAGATGTAAAATGTTGAAAAGAATTTATGAATAAGGGAGATGTCTTAGGAATTATAAAATTTGGGAGGGGTATAAATGTTTGTTTCAAAACAAACTTTAACACATGACTGTATGGCAATTCAACAGCTACTGGATTCTATGCGTGAAAATGAGAAATTTGTCGACTTACAAAATAGTCTAATTAAAGTAAAAACAAATGAATTAAAAAAATTGGCATTTGAAGTCGTAGAGGTTATTAATAAACTTAATTCCGACTATAAAGTATGTAAAACTGAATATGAGAATTTAAAGGTTAATTTTGATTCGTACAAAAATAGAATATGCTTATTGTTAAATGATTGTTTTGATATAAATAATAATGACTCATTAGTTAATTTTTTAGAAAAAATCGCTGAGCAAGGAAATGCATTATTAGATGAATCTAATAAGCTGAAAAACAA
The sequence above is drawn from the Carboxydocella sporoproducens DSM 16521 genome and encodes:
- a CDS encoding ATP-binding protein — protein: MIKTFENYSFDDIQIPNSIDIETIKTTAFINKKENLILYGPVGTGKTHLATAIGVEACSRAKKVKFYRTAALVNQLLETKRSGELKKFLKQLENLDLLICDEWGYIPLEKEGS